Proteins from a genomic interval of Sphingobacterium lactis:
- the rseP gene encoding RIP metalloprotease RseP, with protein MGIVIMVGQVLLGLSLLIILHELGHFLAARAFGIKVEKFYLFFDAWGVKLFKFNYKGCEYGIGWLPLGGYVKIAGMIDESMDTEQMKGEPQPWEFRSKPAWQRLIVMLGGIIVNVIVGILVFWMLTFKYGSSDVDNTQLYGVKPGIIGTKVGIQEGDKILAVNGKKANLFYQDLMTSEVLMGDAVLTVERAGQTLDIRLPKDILNDVSDHKRNELVQPMFKMLPVTLIEKNSRAEKMGLAVGDSIVSINGKAVQKLDDFKAEVEASKNKEITLDVIRNGNTVALKAPADSSSMIGFANIPFVQKQYGFMESLPIGAGRAFGVITDNIKGFGKIFKGEVRADKALSGPIGIAEMFGTEVDWFRFWNLVGMLSMALAFMNILPIPALDGGHVIFLLVEMIQGKPLSDKFLERAQMVGFFIIVALMIFVFGNDIFKLTK; from the coding sequence ATGGGAATAGTCATTATGGTTGGACAGGTACTTTTGGGCTTGTCTTTATTAATCATCTTGCACGAACTGGGTCACTTCCTTGCGGCCCGCGCGTTCGGAATCAAAGTTGAAAAATTTTACCTTTTCTTTGATGCTTGGGGCGTTAAGCTTTTCAAGTTCAACTACAAAGGATGTGAATACGGTATCGGATGGTTGCCTTTGGGTGGTTATGTGAAGATCGCCGGTATGATCGATGAGTCGATGGATACCGAACAGATGAAAGGCGAGCCACAGCCTTGGGAATTCCGTTCTAAACCAGCTTGGCAGCGCTTAATCGTGATGTTGGGTGGTATTATCGTCAATGTGATCGTGGGTATCCTGGTGTTCTGGATGCTGACTTTCAAATACGGAAGCTCAGATGTGGACAATACCCAACTGTATGGCGTGAAGCCGGGTATCATCGGCACAAAGGTTGGTATTCAGGAAGGCGATAAGATCCTTGCCGTGAACGGAAAGAAAGCAAATCTGTTCTACCAGGATCTGATGACCTCTGAGGTGTTGATGGGCGATGCAGTGCTTACCGTGGAACGTGCAGGACAAACCTTGGATATCCGATTGCCGAAGGACATCCTGAACGATGTATCCGACCACAAAAGAAACGAATTGGTGCAACCGATGTTCAAGATGCTTCCTGTCACGCTGATTGAAAAGAATTCACGTGCAGAGAAGATGGGCTTAGCGGTTGGTGATAGCATTGTATCCATCAATGGAAAAGCGGTACAGAAATTAGATGATTTTAAAGCTGAGGTAGAAGCGAGCAAGAATAAAGAGATTACATTGGATGTTATCCGAAATGGAAATACAGTAGCGCTGAAAGCGCCCGCGGATAGCTCTTCCATGATCGGTTTTGCGAACATTCCTTTCGTGCAGAAGCAATACGGTTTTATGGAATCCCTACCTATCGGTGCTGGTCGCGCCTTCGGTGTAATCACCGATAATATCAAGGGATTCGGTAAGATCTTTAAAGGCGAGGTACGTGCGGATAAAGCTTTGTCCGGTCCGATCGGTATTGCCGAAATGTTCGGTACGGAAGTGGATTGGTTCCGTTTCTGGAACCTGGTGGGTATGCTGTCCATGGCCCTTGCGTTCATGAACATCCTGCCTATTCCAGCATTGGACGGTGGACATGTGATCTTCCTATTGGTGGAAATGATCCAAGGGAAACCATTGAGCGATAAATTCCTGGAGCGTGCGCAGATGGTAGGCTTCTTTATTATCGTAGCACTCATGATCTTTGTCTTCGGAAACGATATTTTCAAGCTTACGAAATAA
- a CDS encoding 1-deoxy-D-xylulose-5-phosphate reductoisomerase has translation MKRLAILGSTGSVGTQALEVVALFPEKFKVTVLSAGKNAQLLIQQALQFEPAVVILSDEQAYRQVKEALSGKSIEVLYGDDALVESMRRDDIDIALTAVVGSVGLRPTIAAIETGKDIALANKETLVVAGELITQLIEKHQVRLLPVDSEHSAIFQCLVGEEQNPIEKIILTASGGPFRGKGRHDLENVGKAQALKHPNWNMGAKITIDSATLMNKGLEVIEAKWLFDLDAKQVDVVIHPQSVVHSMVQFQDGSVKAQMGVPDMKLPIQYALSYPGRFVNDFKRLDFMEYPTLTFEKPDMEVFRNLKLAYQALEAGGNSPCVLNAANEVVVEAFLNDQVGFLAMSDVIEETLCQLEFKNNLSLPDYLHYDQESRRVARSLIDRIVK, from the coding sequence ATTAAGAGATTAGCGATATTAGGTTCGACCGGCAGCGTAGGTACACAGGCGCTGGAGGTCGTTGCCCTATTTCCAGAGAAATTCAAGGTTACGGTTCTTTCGGCAGGAAAGAATGCACAACTACTGATCCAGCAGGCACTGCAGTTTGAGCCGGCAGTCGTCATTCTGTCCGATGAGCAAGCCTATCGTCAGGTCAAGGAAGCCCTTTCGGGAAAATCCATCGAAGTGCTCTACGGCGATGATGCATTGGTAGAGAGCATGCGGCGCGATGATATCGATATCGCCCTAACCGCTGTTGTGGGATCCGTTGGATTACGCCCGACCATTGCCGCCATCGAGACCGGTAAGGACATTGCCCTGGCCAATAAAGAGACCTTGGTCGTGGCCGGTGAATTGATAACCCAATTGATCGAAAAGCATCAGGTGCGCCTCTTGCCTGTAGATTCCGAGCATTCGGCCATCTTCCAATGCCTGGTAGGTGAGGAGCAAAACCCTATTGAAAAGATTATCCTGACCGCTTCGGGTGGTCCATTTCGTGGAAAAGGCCGTCATGACCTGGAAAACGTAGGAAAAGCACAGGCCCTCAAGCATCCCAATTGGAATATGGGCGCCAAAATTACGATCGATTCCGCAACCCTGATGAATAAGGGACTGGAGGTTATCGAGGCCAAATGGCTGTTCGATCTGGATGCCAAGCAGGTGGACGTGGTCATCCATCCCCAATCCGTGGTGCATTCCATGGTGCAGTTCCAGGATGGGTCCGTCAAGGCGCAAATGGGCGTTCCAGATATGAAACTCCCGATTCAGTATGCCTTAAGCTATCCCGGACGTTTTGTGAATGATTTCAAGCGATTGGATTTCATGGAGTACCCAACCCTGACCTTTGAAAAACCCGATATGGAGGTGTTCCGCAACCTGAAGTTGGCTTATCAAGCCCTGGAAGCTGGTGGAAACAGCCCCTGTGTGTTAAATGCCGCAAACGAAGTGGTGGTGGAAGCCTTCCTGAATGATCAGGTTGGTTTTTTGGCGATGAGCGACGTTATCGAAGAGACATTGTGTCAGTTGGAATTTAAAAATAACCTCTCCCTACCGGATTATCTTCATTATGACCAAGAAAGTAGAAGAGTGGCACGGAGTTTAATAGACAGAATAGTTAAATAA
- a CDS encoding S9 family peptidase, translating to MNRFLSAACVALLITSSATVEAQTKKLTFDQAWGSSPSLTKSISRFEGWADANHYIQRDNNQLFKVNVKTGKKESYTYPTNTSTKVFVKDKDVFIQYPAGEAKKLTNSPEVDEQNPTLSPDGKYVAFTRKSDLYGLEVETGKEIRYTNDGTDVIYNGWSSWVYYEEILGRPTNYRAFWWSPDSKQIAFMRFDDTKVPMFPIYVSKGQHGYLEETRYPKAGDPNPEVKVGFVKAAGSPVVWADFNEKDDQYFGQPYWSFDSKSIMVQWMNRDQTNLKFYAVNPENGQKKDIYNEEQPTWINLDHDERITYLADNKHYILKSDKTGWAHYYLYTLDGKLINPITSGDWQVTSIAHIDEKGKVLYFTARKENSATRDLYRVDFNGKNFQRLTFGDYTHNVMVSPDGKYFLTNYSNIHTPNKVALLDNKGKVVKELADSKSADFASYKVAKREYITIPSEDGKFNLPAIITYPTDFDETKQYPVIMSIYGGPDAGTVRNTWKGTSGEFWSQEGVIQIECDHRASGHFGKQGVAWMHRNLGNWELVDYITIAKWLKAKPFVAKDKLLITGHSYGGYMTCLALTKGADYFDFGIAGAPVTSWELYDTHYTERWMDTPQDNPEGYKNGSILPYVDQYKGRLRIMHGDLDDNVHMQNAIQLVDALTERSVPFELMIYPGSRHGFNRSKQAYDFKERSRFYYQYLLEKPIPENMK from the coding sequence ATGAATAGATTTTTATCTGCTGCTTGTGTTGCTTTACTGATTACATCGTCAGCAACCGTGGAGGCGCAAACCAAGAAGCTTACCTTTGACCAAGCCTGGGGGAGCAGTCCCTCCCTGACCAAGAGCATCAGTCGTTTTGAAGGATGGGCGGATGCCAATCACTACATCCAACGCGACAACAATCAGTTGTTCAAGGTCAATGTGAAAACCGGAAAAAAAGAAAGTTATACCTACCCCACAAACACGTCTACCAAAGTTTTTGTAAAGGATAAGGATGTATTTATACAATACCCAGCAGGGGAAGCAAAGAAATTAACGAATTCGCCGGAAGTAGATGAGCAAAATCCTACGCTCTCTCCAGATGGAAAATATGTAGCCTTTACCAGAAAGAGCGATCTTTATGGACTGGAGGTGGAAACAGGCAAAGAGATCCGTTACACGAATGACGGAACCGATGTGATCTATAACGGTTGGTCATCTTGGGTGTACTATGAGGAAATCTTAGGTCGCCCGACAAACTACAGAGCGTTCTGGTGGTCCCCGGACAGCAAGCAGATCGCTTTCATGCGCTTCGATGATACCAAGGTGCCTATGTTCCCGATCTATGTTTCCAAAGGTCAGCACGGCTACTTGGAAGAAACACGGTATCCAAAAGCTGGTGACCCGAATCCGGAAGTAAAAGTTGGATTTGTGAAAGCAGCGGGTTCACCGGTGGTTTGGGCGGACTTCAACGAAAAGGACGATCAATATTTTGGTCAACCGTACTGGAGTTTCGATAGCAAATCCATTATGGTGCAATGGATGAACCGCGATCAGACGAACCTAAAATTCTATGCGGTCAATCCGGAGAACGGACAGAAAAAAGATATCTATAACGAAGAACAGCCAACATGGATCAATCTAGATCATGATGAGCGGATCACCTACTTGGCAGACAACAAGCATTATATCTTAAAATCTGACAAGACGGGTTGGGCACATTACTACCTATACACGTTGGATGGGAAATTGATCAATCCGATCACATCAGGTGATTGGCAAGTGACATCCATTGCCCATATTGACGAAAAAGGAAAGGTGCTTTATTTTACGGCACGGAAAGAAAATTCCGCAACTCGCGACCTGTACCGTGTGGATTTCAACGGTAAGAACTTTCAGCGCTTGACATTTGGAGATTATACCCACAACGTGATGGTTTCTCCAGACGGCAAGTATTTCCTGACCAACTATTCCAATATCCATACACCAAATAAAGTAGCGTTGCTGGATAACAAGGGTAAAGTGGTGAAAGAATTGGCCGATAGCAAATCCGCAGATTTTGCGAGCTATAAAGTGGCAAAACGCGAATACATCACCATTCCATCGGAGGATGGCAAATTCAACCTGCCAGCAATCATTACCTATCCGACGGATTTCGATGAGACTAAGCAATACCCGGTCATCATGAGTATCTATGGTGGTCCAGATGCAGGTACGGTTCGCAATACCTGGAAAGGTACATCGGGTGAGTTCTGGTCGCAGGAAGGTGTGATCCAGATCGAGTGTGACCACCGCGCTTCCGGACACTTCGGTAAGCAAGGTGTTGCATGGATGCACAGAAACCTTGGAAACTGGGAACTTGTCGATTACATCACCATCGCCAAATGGCTAAAGGCAAAACCTTTCGTGGCGAAGGATAAATTATTGATCACTGGACACAGTTACGGTGGATACATGACTTGTTTGGCATTGACCAAAGGAGCTGACTATTTCGATTTCGGAATTGCAGGGGCGCCGGTGACCAGCTGGGAACTGTATGACACCCATTATACGGAGCGTTGGATGGATACCCCACAGGATAACCCGGAAGGGTACAAGAATGGTTCGATCCTTCCGTATGTAGACCAGTACAAGGGAAGATTGCGTATCATGCATGGTGATTTGGACGACAACGTTCATATGCAGAATGCCATTCAATTGGTGGATGCCCTGACGGAGCGCAGCGTGCCTTTCGAGCTGATGATCTACCCGGGAAGCAGACACGGATTCAACAGATCCAAGCAAGCGTATGACTTCAAGGAACGCTCGCGTTTCTACTACCAATACCTATTGGAGAAACCGATTCCGGAGAACATGAAATAA
- a CDS encoding DUF3276 family protein, protein MGDFDNKEREEVFSKKVRAGKRTYFFDVKATRSNDYYVTITESKKRFEDGQFIKHKIFLYKEDFEKFAEGLQDVVEYIKSNQEVIEKRYEPNQDEGYENNGELVQKDNYSF, encoded by the coding sequence ATGGGAGATTTTGATAACAAAGAGCGTGAAGAGGTATTTTCAAAAAAGGTGAGGGCGGGCAAACGTACTTATTTTTTTGATGTAAAAGCCACCCGCTCCAACGACTACTACGTGACGATAACGGAAAGTAAGAAGCGGTTTGAAGATGGACAATTTATAAAGCATAAAATTTTCCTTTATAAAGAAGACTTCGAGAAATTCGCGGAAGGTTTGCAAGATGTAGTAGAATACATCAAATCTAACCAAGAGGTTATAGAGAAAAGATATGAGCCGAATCAGGACGAAGGTTATGAGAACAACGGCGAGCTAGTGCAAAAAGACAATTACTCTTTTTAA
- a CDS encoding LiaF transmembrane domain-containing protein — protein sequence MNNQTTKQDFQKPPRKNNSANLVGFIIVFLGVAILFKNLNMGSIFPSWIFGWETILIIIGLVIGINSKFEKKASIILILIGSVFLLKNELGLSIGKFIIPAGAIILGLYLINRNRNTPQLPPTPPQDDEYDWDKRVTTDLQSENPGTTTSSTNDPYAQATQAEHRIYNKKFQPDFENYLKVDNFFSDTKKVMLSKNFLGGNITSVFGSTSLNFLQAELKQPVVIDTFQLFGSTKIIVPTNWRVYSNVSSIFGEVDDRRPMIEIETDDNKKIYITGTSIFGGLTIKNS from the coding sequence ATGAACAATCAAACAACGAAACAAGACTTTCAGAAACCACCTCGGAAGAACAATTCCGCAAACCTAGTTGGTTTCATCATCGTGTTCCTCGGGGTCGCTATCCTCTTCAAGAACCTCAATATGGGCTCTATCTTCCCATCGTGGATCTTCGGTTGGGAAACCATCCTGATCATCATCGGTTTGGTGATCGGTATCAACTCCAAGTTTGAAAAGAAAGCATCCATTATCTTGATCCTGATCGGATCGGTGTTCCTATTAAAGAATGAGCTCGGCCTCAGCATCGGAAAATTCATTATCCCTGCCGGCGCGATCATCCTGGGGTTATACCTGATAAACCGCAACCGCAATACCCCACAATTGCCCCCTACGCCACCGCAAGATGACGAATACGATTGGGACAAGCGTGTAACAACGGACCTGCAGTCTGAGAACCCAGGAACAACCACTTCTTCGACAAATGACCCCTATGCTCAAGCTACACAAGCTGAGCATAGGATTTACAACAAAAAGTTTCAACCGGATTTTGAAAACTACCTGAAAGTGGACAACTTCTTCTCGGACACCAAAAAAGTGATGCTGAGCAAGAACTTTCTGGGTGGAAACATCACATCGGTATTCGGAAGCACATCGCTGAACTTTCTGCAGGCAGAATTGAAGCAACCCGTGGTCATCGATACCTTCCAATTGTTTGGCAGCACCAAGATTATAGTTCCGACAAACTGGCGCGTATATTCGAACGTATCTTCTATCTTTGGGGAAGTGGATGACCGACGCCCAATGATCGAGATCGAAACGGACGACAACAAGAAGATCTATATCACAGGAACCTCCATCTTTGGCGGTCTGACCATTAAAAACAGTTAA
- a CDS encoding sensor histidine kinase — protein MSKPITEQSKRYVIHASSWIICVLYLLIIYLLLRWSNIAKVPAAYDAVIGALTMTGISYLTYSTLQFYLPNNRNYWKLFSMAAIFSAISVTITRFFILQFVPDENLVYLDFSLPFRFVINFLIITCVMTVNVFWNIQEELNINKKRKDESERMVRDAELYNLRQQLQPHFLFNSLNSIIALIGSQPKEARNMTFQLSDFLRGTMRKDEKQFTTVQEEINHLSLYLDIEKVRFGHRLSTSFTYEEEVLSASIPVMILQPLVENAIKFGLYNVTDEVLITINIFKENNILTIQISNPFESDQPEQKKGTGFGLSSIQRRMYLLFGRTDLLHTERVENTFISTLRIPQL, from the coding sequence ATGAGCAAACCCATCACCGAACAATCAAAACGATATGTGATCCATGCCTCTTCATGGATTATTTGCGTTTTATACCTGCTGATCATTTACCTGCTCTTGCGCTGGTCCAATATCGCCAAGGTTCCTGCAGCCTACGATGCTGTAATCGGTGCATTGACCATGACGGGAATTTCTTACCTCACCTATAGCACCCTGCAGTTCTACCTGCCCAATAACCGGAATTACTGGAAGCTTTTTTCCATGGCCGCTATTTTCTCGGCCATCTCGGTGACCATCACCCGATTTTTCATTCTTCAGTTCGTCCCTGACGAGAACCTCGTCTATCTGGACTTTAGCTTACCTTTTCGTTTCGTGATCAATTTCTTGATCATCACCTGTGTCATGACCGTCAATGTCTTCTGGAATATCCAGGAAGAATTGAATATCAATAAAAAGAGAAAGGATGAAAGCGAGCGCATGGTGCGCGATGCAGAACTCTACAATTTGAGGCAACAGTTGCAGCCGCACTTTCTCTTCAACAGCTTGAACTCCATCATTGCCCTGATCGGCAGCCAACCCAAGGAAGCCCGGAACATGACGTTCCAGCTGTCCGACTTCCTGCGCGGCACCATGCGCAAGGACGAAAAGCAATTCACGACCGTACAGGAGGAAATCAACCACCTCAGCCTTTACCTGGACATTGAAAAGGTCCGATTCGGTCATCGGCTGAGTACGTCCTTCACTTATGAGGAGGAAGTTCTTTCCGCCAGCATCCCCGTGATGATCCTGCAGCCCTTGGTGGAAAATGCCATCAAATTTGGACTGTACAATGTCACCGATGAGGTCCTGATAACGATTAATATCTTCAAAGAAAACAATATTTTGACCATCCAGATCAGCAACCCTTTTGAATCGGATCAACCGGAACAGAAAAAGGGAACCGGATTTGGCCTTTCGAGCATCCAACGCCGGATGTACCTGCTATTCGGCAGAACCGACCTGCTGCATACCGAGCGTGTCGAAAACACCTTTATTTCAACACTTAGAATCCCACAATTATGA
- a CDS encoding LytR/AlgR family response regulator transcription factor, whose protein sequence is MIKTILIDDEPLARSMVLEYLQDHADIQVVAECNDGFEGVKAIQQHQPDLVFLDIQMPKLTGFEMLELLDKQPHIIFTTAFDEFALKAFEKNAIDYLLKPIRPDRFEQAIEKFKTAFQSKEAPKIDTQKLQESMEEESLERIVVKTGNQIKIIPVQQILFLEAYDDYVKIHTPDGLFLKNKTMSSFEKQLDPKQYVRVHRSFIVKVDQLQKIEPMEKDSYIATLLTGEKVNISKSGYARLKQVIGL, encoded by the coding sequence ATGATCAAGACCATACTAATCGACGATGAACCCTTAGCACGGAGCATGGTGCTGGAATACCTACAAGACCACGCGGACATTCAGGTCGTAGCGGAATGCAATGATGGCTTCGAAGGCGTGAAAGCCATTCAGCAGCACCAACCCGACTTGGTATTCCTGGATATCCAAATGCCGAAACTTACGGGATTCGAGATGCTCGAACTACTGGATAAACAACCGCACATTATCTTTACGACAGCATTCGATGAATTCGCCTTAAAGGCTTTCGAGAAGAATGCTATCGACTACCTCTTGAAACCGATCCGTCCGGACCGCTTTGAACAGGCTATCGAGAAATTCAAGACGGCATTCCAATCGAAGGAAGCACCAAAGATCGACACCCAAAAACTGCAGGAATCCATGGAGGAAGAATCCCTGGAGCGGATTGTCGTGAAAACCGGAAACCAGATCAAGATCATCCCCGTTCAGCAGATCCTTTTCCTGGAGGCTTATGATGATTATGTCAAGATCCATACCCCGGATGGCCTATTCCTGAAGAACAAAACCATGAGCTCCTTTGAGAAGCAACTGGACCCGAAACAATATGTTCGGGTACACCGATCCTTTATCGTGAAAGTCGATCAGCTGCAAAAGATCGAGCCGATGGAAAAAGACAGTTACATTGCTACCCTCCTGACCGGCGAGAAAGTCAATATCAGCAAGTCGGGATATGCCCGCTTAAAGCAGGTAATCGGGTTATAA
- a CDS encoding serine hydrolase: MRINGFYLFTILGILIGSGLHAQTKDENNNRAVYNRIEYFYNANQLDSIYNLASDSFKEEISADKLLATLKSVQTLGKIKNAEKVAYSNGAVRYRLDLESATFALKLAVDSNMQFYGFLIEPFTDEIKKPENKTDVISNVEAKNPLDLFVDSIARSYAKDGSAQSLAVAVIHKSKINTFFYGETDKGNNTLPDANTLYEIGSITKTFTASLLADMVNKGLIGLDDPITKVLPDSLAQNADLQQITFKMLANHSSGLPRLPDNVDKNPKFTQADPYAAYDRKALFSYLKNFKATKEPGTEYEYSNLGFGLLGELLSIVGKKPYYQLVKENILTPLEMVSTFDKINPKAKNLAIPHDSNGTSVPFWNFQAMSGGGSLKSSLNDLLRYTIAQLTYPETEIQKAMHLTKQFTLFVPPNSDIGLGWHMRMMDGVIAYEHTGATAGSNAFVGFVPDEKSVVIILSNSTTKMDKMGNELLQKVLQTK; the protein is encoded by the coding sequence ATGAGAATTAATGGATTCTACCTATTCACCATCCTCGGCATCCTTATTGGATCCGGACTGCATGCGCAGACAAAGGATGAGAACAACAACCGGGCGGTATACAATCGAATTGAATATTTCTACAATGCGAATCAGTTGGATTCGATCTATAATCTAGCAAGCGATTCTTTCAAAGAGGAAATCAGTGCCGACAAGTTACTGGCCACCCTGAAAAGTGTGCAGACGCTTGGGAAGATTAAGAACGCCGAAAAGGTAGCATACAGCAATGGTGCTGTCAGGTACAGACTGGATCTTGAATCTGCAACCTTTGCGTTGAAACTTGCCGTCGATTCAAACATGCAATTCTATGGGTTTCTCATCGAGCCTTTTACTGATGAGATCAAGAAACCGGAAAATAAAACGGATGTTATTTCCAACGTGGAAGCAAAAAACCCCTTGGATCTGTTCGTAGATTCCATTGCACGCAGCTATGCCAAAGATGGCAGCGCACAGTCCTTGGCTGTTGCTGTCATCCACAAGAGCAAGATCAACACATTTTTCTACGGAGAGACCGATAAGGGTAACAACACCCTTCCAGATGCCAACACCCTGTATGAAATCGGGTCGATCACCAAGACATTTACGGCAAGCCTCTTGGCGGATATGGTCAACAAGGGACTGATCGGTTTGGACGATCCCATTACGAAAGTACTCCCCGACTCGTTGGCCCAGAACGCCGACCTACAACAAATAACTTTCAAGATGCTGGCCAACCATTCGTCTGGTTTACCACGTCTGCCGGATAATGTGGATAAAAACCCCAAGTTTACACAGGCAGATCCGTATGCAGCATACGATAGGAAAGCATTATTTTCCTATCTGAAAAACTTCAAGGCCACTAAGGAACCGGGCACGGAATACGAATACAGCAACCTGGGTTTCGGATTGTTGGGCGAGCTCCTGAGCATTGTCGGCAAGAAACCTTATTATCAATTGGTGAAGGAAAACATCCTGACACCTTTGGAAATGGTGAGCACGTTTGATAAGATCAACCCGAAAGCAAAAAATCTGGCCATACCCCATGACAGCAACGGCACATCCGTTCCGTTTTGGAACTTTCAGGCCATGTCCGGAGGAGGATCCTTAAAATCCTCACTGAATGATTTACTGCGTTACACCATTGCACAGCTTACCTATCCCGAAACTGAAATTCAAAAGGCCATGCACCTCACGAAACAGTTCACACTGTTCGTACCACCAAATTCCGACATCGGCTTGGGTTGGCACATGCGCATGATGGATGGCGTCATTGCATACGAACATACCGGAGCGACTGCCGGTTCCAATGCTTTTGTGGGCTTTGTCCCTGATGAAAAATCCGTGGTGATCATCCTCAGCAACTCCACTACGAAAATGGATAAAATGGGAAACGAGTTACTGCAGAAAGTCTTGCAGACGAAATAA
- a CDS encoding RidA family protein has protein sequence MRIMNAGRLPKPQGHYSTAIISNHFLFVSGQLPISAEGSHHHEDDFETQFNILFQNLEQVLTAASCSFSKVVKVTAYLSDIKYSPQFNALFADFIGKHKPVRTVVPVTELPWNYKLEVDLIAEV, from the coding sequence ATGAGAATCATGAATGCAGGTCGACTGCCAAAACCTCAGGGACATTACAGTACAGCAATCATATCCAATCATTTCCTGTTCGTGTCCGGACAGCTGCCCATCTCGGCAGAGGGAAGTCACCACCATGAAGATGATTTCGAAACGCAGTTCAACATTCTCTTCCAGAATCTCGAACAGGTATTAACTGCTGCAAGCTGCAGCTTCTCGAAGGTGGTCAAAGTGACAGCATACCTGAGCGATATTAAATACAGCCCGCAGTTCAATGCCCTATTCGCTGATTTCATCGGAAAGCATAAGCCGGTGAGGACCGTGGTGCCGGTGACAGAACTGCCCTGGAACTATAAATTGGAAGTTGACCTGATTGCGGAGGTTTAG
- a CDS encoding helix-turn-helix transcriptional regulator, translating into MINIYKELSYRDEASFAAVESLLLTFEHEPIEEPLLTKHPAWVEIVKNHILTNWNKPISLEQLAEMCSVHRVTISKNFAKYVGSTVMIYQRKIRMIRAIELMQENKYSLTEIAFLCGFSDQSHFTRYFRQMTGYIPKHLPKIMG; encoded by the coding sequence ATGATAAATATTTATAAAGAATTAAGTTATCGAGATGAAGCCTCATTCGCAGCCGTAGAATCCCTACTGCTGACTTTTGAACATGAACCCATTGAAGAGCCGTTACTCACCAAACACCCTGCTTGGGTGGAGATTGTTAAGAATCATATATTAACAAATTGGAACAAACCAATTTCCCTGGAGCAATTGGCGGAGATGTGTTCCGTGCATCGTGTAACAATTTCAAAGAATTTCGCAAAATATGTCGGAAGTACCGTCATGATTTATCAGCGAAAAATCCGCATGATTCGCGCCATTGAATTGATGCAGGAAAACAAGTATTCGCTTACTGAGATCGCTTTTCTCTGCGGTTTCAGCGACCAAAGTCATTTCACACGCTATTTCAGACAGATGACCGGGTACATTCCAAAACACCTTCCGAAAATCATGGGCTAA